A window of the Radiobacillus deserti genome harbors these coding sequences:
- the tsaB gene encoding tRNA (adenosine(37)-N6)-threonylcarbamoyltransferase complex dimerization subunit type 1 TsaB, protein MNILAMDTSNQVLGVAVIKDGNLAGEYMSNVQKNHSVRLMPAIYQLMSDTHTKPEELDRIVVAKGPGSYTGVRIGLTTAKTMGWALGIPVIAVSSLELVARQATYFSGLICPFFDARRGLVYTGLYEQNEAGELQLSKEETNILFEDWLKQLKIEGKPVLFLSQDIKLHKQRIQEIMKELAVFPTDSFYHIPRPSLMVDDLSEKEAEPVHSLTPSYLRLVEAEAKWLEQQGEQKNG, encoded by the coding sequence ATGAACATATTAGCAATGGATACGTCGAACCAGGTTCTAGGTGTTGCTGTGATAAAAGACGGCAACCTAGCTGGGGAATACATGTCCAATGTACAGAAGAATCATTCGGTACGATTAATGCCAGCTATTTATCAGTTAATGTCTGATACACATACAAAGCCTGAGGAATTGGACCGCATTGTGGTTGCAAAGGGTCCTGGTTCTTATACAGGGGTTCGAATTGGATTAACCACGGCTAAAACGATGGGATGGGCGCTAGGTATTCCAGTTATTGCGGTTTCAAGCCTAGAATTGGTGGCAAGACAAGCCACATATTTTTCCGGTTTGATATGTCCTTTTTTTGACGCAAGACGTGGACTGGTGTACACAGGATTATATGAGCAGAACGAGGCAGGAGAACTGCAACTCTCCAAAGAAGAAACAAACATATTATTTGAGGATTGGCTTAAGCAATTAAAGATAGAAGGAAAGCCTGTTCTCTTTTTAAGTCAAGATATAAAGCTGCATAAGCAGAGAATTCAAGAAATCATGAAAGAATTAGCTGTGTTCCCAACAGATTCTTTTTATCATATTCCAAGGCCATCGCTTATGGTGGACGACTTATCAGAGAAAGAAGCTGAACCTGTTCATTCTCTTACGCCAAGTTATTTAAGACTTGTGGAAGCAGAGGCAAAGTGGCTGGAGCAACAAGGAGAGCAAAAGAATGGCTGA
- the rimI gene encoding ribosomal protein S18-alanine N-acetyltransferase — protein sequence MAEATIRKMVLEDIDQVVHIEQQSFATPWPRDIFFNELTNNQYANYFVVEVDGQVVGYCGLWVIIDEAQITNIAILPSHRGHSYGKLLFQHVMHKAAVLGGTRLSLEVRISNTVAQRMYSSFGLVPGGIRKSYYTDNNEDALVMWVNLR from the coding sequence ATGGCTGAGGCAACGATACGGAAAATGGTTCTCGAGGACATTGATCAAGTTGTTCATATTGAACAACAATCCTTTGCAACGCCATGGCCAAGAGATATATTCTTTAATGAGCTGACTAACAACCAATACGCAAATTACTTTGTTGTGGAGGTAGATGGCCAAGTTGTAGGCTATTGTGGTTTATGGGTGATTATTGATGAAGCACAAATTACGAACATCGCTATTCTCCCAAGCCATCGAGGTCATAGCTATGGAAAATTGTTATTCCAGCATGTGATGCATAAGGCAGCAGTGCTAGGCGGCACACGATTATCTCTGGAAGTTCGGATTTCTAACACCGTGGCACAGCGAATGTACAGCAGCTTCGGCTTAGTGCCAGGTGGAATTAGAAAAAGCTATTATACGGATAATAATGAAGATGCATTAGTAATGTGGGTGAACTTACGATGA